GTAATAACTTCAATGCCGGGTTCGGTCCGTAAAAGCTCATAAATTCGGGCACTGCCATTGTCTGGAACACCTACGGCGTGTGTGATGCCTTGTTTTTTTAGTTCATTTACAATCTTCTGTGCTGATGCCAATGTGTACCCCTACTTCTTGAAAATTTAATGCACAATGAATTACTTGACTTAAAAACCGAACTGCTTCGGGGAGTAGTTATCAGTTTTTAGAGCCGTCAGCTATCAATTAACCCAAGTTGCTACTGATAGATGTTGGTGTTTTTGCTTGGGTATTTCTGCGTATTTCCAAAGCGTTTTCCAAGTCCTTTCTTCACCCCGTATGAAGATTAAGAATTTAATCGGGTAATTCTAAGACGTGTGATTAACAGGCAGATCGGTTCGTAGTAGTGCGATTCATCGCACGTCGCAGTGCCTGAATTACCCAATTTATTTGTTAAACCTCATTAGGGGTGGTATATCTATAGAAACTGTAGCTGCTACACAAACCCTCTTAACTGACGACTGATAACTATTCTACTGTCTCCCTTCAACCAATGCGTCAACAACCGTTGGGTCGGCAAGCGTTGAAGTATCACCGAGATCAGAGATGTCGCCTTCCGCGATTTTGCGGAGAATGCGCCGCATAATCTTGCCGGATCTTGTCTTTGGCAGCGCAGGCGTAAACTGAATCTTATCGGGTGTGGCGATCGGTCCGATATGTTGTCTAACTGCTTGTTTGATGCCTGTTTCTACATCGTCAGATGCGGATTCACCTGTCATGAGGGTTACATACGCGTAGATACCTTGTCCCTTAATGTCGTGTGGGTAACCGACGACCGCTGCCTCTGCCACCGCAGCGTGTTGACCGATTGCGCCTTCAACCTCTGCTGTCCCTAAACGGTGTCCAGAAACGTTCAGGACATCGTCCACGCGACCCGTAATCCAGTAGTAACCATCTTCATCGCGTAGCACGCCATCGCCCGTCATATAGTAGCCGGGGAACCTACTAAAATAGACATCAACAAAACGTTCGTGGTCGCCGTAAACGGTGCGCATGATACCGGGCCACGCTGTTTTAATACACAGATAACCTGTCGCTGGGTTGCCTTCAACCTCGTTTCCTTCTTCATCTAATATCACCGGTTCAATCCCAAAGAACGGGAACGTTGCCGAACCCGGTTTCAACGGCGTTGCAGCGGGCAGGGGTGTCATCAGAATACCACCGGTCTCGGTTTGCCACCATGTATCCACAATCGGGCACCGTTCCGCGCCGACGATATTGTAATACCACAGCCATTCCGGTTCTTTAATCGGTTCACCCACCGTACCGAGTAACCTGAGTGTGGATCTATCATACTTCTCGACCCATGTATCGCCTTCCTTCATCAACGCTCGCAGTGCTGTCGGAGCGGTGTAGAAAATATTAATCTGATGCTTTTCGACGACTTGCCAAAAACGTCCGAAGTCCGGATAGTTCGGTACACCTTCAAACATGATGCTAATCGCACGGTTTGCAAGGGGACCGTAGATAATGTAAGAATGTCCCGTAATCCAACCGATGTCGGCGGTACACCAGTAGACATCGCCTTCGTGATAATCGAAGACTTGTTGATGCGTGTAAGATGTATAAACGAGATAGCCGCCTGTTGTATGTAAAACACCTTTCGGTTTTCCTGTTGAACCGGAGGTATATAGGATAAAGAGCGGATCTTCAGCGTTCATCACTGTAGGTTCGCATTCTGCGTCGGCATCTGCCATCGCTGCATGCCACCAGATATCGCGCGAGGCATCAAAATCCACTGCGTCGCCGGTGCGTTCCACGACGACAACTTTCTCAATAGACGGGCATTCCGCTACGGCTGCATCTGCATTCGCCTTCATCGGAATATCGCTACGCGGACCCCGCATTGCCGTGTCTTGCGTGATGAGCATTTTACATGCTGAGTCGTTGATCCTATCTCGGAGAGATTCCGCTGAAAATGCGCCGAAAACGATGGAGTGGACAGCGCCGATCCGCGCACACGCCAACATCGCAATCGCCAACTCTGGTACCATCTGTAGATAGATACAGACGCGATCCCCTTTTTCAACGCCTTGTGACTTCAGGACATTAGCAAACTTTTTAACCTCGGCGAGAAGCGCATTGAAACTAAACGTCTTATCTTCAGACGGGTCATTTCCCTCCCAGATAATCGCGGTTGCATCACCGTGGCCTGCTTCTACATGTCGGTCAAGGCAGTTATAACAAGCGTTCAGTATCCCACCTTCAAACCATTTAATCTCACCGTCAACAAAGTCATAATCGCGAACCGTATCCCATTTCTGATACCACGTCAACCGTTCCGCAACCGTTGCCCAGAATGCTTCCGGGTCTTGTATTGATTCAGCATATTGTGTCTGATACGCTTCTAAACTGTTGACATGTGCGTTATCAATCGGGTATGCAGTTTCCACCGGTGAAAAAACATTATTAGCCATTTTATATTTTCATCTCCTCTACAAATCAATCTCCAGTTCTCAAAATGCCTCTACAAGTTGTATAGGATATATTCTATAGGAAAACGGTGAGCATGTCAACTGCAATTAGAGAATATTTTTATAAGAACGTAAGTTTCAGAAAAATATAGGCGTGTTTATTTTTTGGCAGCTCTCTCTAATTCCTTAGCCTTCTCAAAGTCCTTTTTCGCAGCCTCATGCTGTCCGAGTAATTTTCTGGCATCCCCACGGTTATAATAGGCAAGGACATGCGCGGAATTAAGGTTGATAGCTTCGGTGTAATCGTCAATTGCTGCTCGATAGTGCAGTACGGCTTCCGCCCTATTCCCTTTATCCGCCTCAGATTTTCCGCGAAGATACTTCACCCGTCCGCGATTGTGGTATCCTTTGTCATACTTTGGGGTTAACCCTATGGCTACGGTGTAATCTTTAATCGCTGCTTCATATAAAGCGTAGTCACGTTTTCCATTCGCACGATTATAATAAGCAGCGGTATATTTCGGGTTAAATTTGATTGCGTGGGTATAGTCATCTATAGCACCGGCAGAGTCACCGATCTTAGATTTCGCGAACCCACGCTTAAAGTAGGCGCGGGCATACGCAGGGTTGAGTTGAATCGCTCTGTTGAATTCTGTTATCGCTGTGTCGTAATCCGCAGCATTAGATCTATTTTGCCCTTTCTTGAAGTAAACATAGGCACGGATCCGTTTTCGCTGCCGCCACTCCACCAACGGTTCCGTTCGTTCCGACACAGCGAGTAACCCCTTGAGTATATTTGATGGAATCTCGAAACTGTAGGAGTTGTCACTCCTTGCATGCACGCCAATAACTTGATTTTTACTGTTTAGCACAGGCCCGCCACTGCTTCCCGAAGAAGAATCGGCTGTTGTCACAAGCAAATTACCTCCATCCTTGGTACTGTGTATAGTGCCTGCCATAACCTTGTATTTTCTGCCAGGATACCCGACAGCAATAATAGACTCGCCGATTTCGACTGTATCGCTGTTTTCAAGCGGCAGTGGTGGCCCCTCACCGCTTATTTTTAGAATAACAAGATCGTTTTCCACATCAAACATAGTAACCGTTTCGACGCGCCAAATTACCTCCCTATCAGTTAACTTGACGAAAACGGGACCAGGACTGGCAACCACATGGATATTCGTTGCAATCTTGTCTATGTCCACAAAGAAGCCACTACCATAAAAAAAGCCACTTAAGGTTCCATTCCAACGCATCACTCGCACCGTGGACGCTCTCCCTTCTTCAGATGCTAAGTCCGTTGTTGATGCATCAGCATCCGCTGACTTTTTCAGTTTGATGGATTTATCATAGTCGGCTACACCGGCGTGATAAAGGTCTCGGGCTTTCTCCACATTCCCACGCGCGAATTCGGCATCCGCAAGTTTACACCTCGCTTTTGCCCGATCTTTATAAGCGGATGCATCCTCAGGATTCATTGTGATTGCGTCCGTATAATCCTCTACTGCACCCGTATAGTCGCCATCATTATGCTTCGCGAGACCGCTCTTAAAGGAGTTGTCGGTACTTTGCTGTGGTACCCGCGCACATGAGAGCAG
The nucleotide sequence above comes from Candidatus Poribacteria bacterium. Encoded proteins:
- the acs gene encoding acetate--CoA ligase, which translates into the protein MANNVFSPVETAYPIDNAHVNSLEAYQTQYAESIQDPEAFWATVAERLTWYQKWDTVRDYDFVDGEIKWFEGGILNACYNCLDRHVEAGHGDATAIIWEGNDPSEDKTFSFNALLAEVKKFANVLKSQGVEKGDRVCIYLQMVPELAIAMLACARIGAVHSIVFGAFSAESLRDRINDSACKMLITQDTAMRGPRSDIPMKANADAAVAECPSIEKVVVVERTGDAVDFDASRDIWWHAAMADADAECEPTVMNAEDPLFILYTSGSTGKPKGVLHTTGGYLVYTSYTHQQVFDYHEGDVYWCTADIGWITGHSYIIYGPLANRAISIMFEGVPNYPDFGRFWQVVEKHQINIFYTAPTALRALMKEGDTWVEKYDRSTLRLLGTVGEPIKEPEWLWYYNIVGAERCPIVDTWWQTETGGILMTPLPAATPLKPGSATFPFFGIEPVILDEEGNEVEGNPATGYLCIKTAWPGIMRTVYGDHERFVDVYFSRFPGYYMTGDGVLRDEDGYYWITGRVDDVLNVSGHRLGTAEVEGAIGQHAAVAEAAVVGYPHDIKGQGIYAYVTLMTGESASDDVETGIKQAVRQHIGPIATPDKIQFTPALPKTRSGKIMRRILRKIAEGDISDLGDTSTLADPTVVDALVEGRQ
- a CDS encoding tetratricopeptide repeat protein translates to MKQSRKFLMSLLAFVMLLSCARVPQQSTDNSFKSGLAKHNDGDYTGAVEDYTDAITMNPEDASAYKDRAKARCKLADAEFARGNVEKARDLYHAGVADYDKSIKLKKSADADASTTDLASEEGRASTVRVMRWNGTLSGFFYGSGFFVDIDKIATNIHVVASPGPVFVKLTDREVIWRVETVTMFDVENDLVILKISGEGPPLPLENSDTVEIGESIIAVGYPGRKYKVMAGTIHSTKDGGNLLVTTADSSSGSSGGPVLNSKNQVIGVHARSDNSYSFEIPSNILKGLLAVSERTEPLVEWRQRKRIRAYVYFKKGQNRSNAADYDTAITEFNRAIQLNPAYARAYFKRGFAKSKIGDSAGAIDDYTHAIKFNPKYTAAYYNRANGKRDYALYEAAIKDYTVAIGLTPKYDKGYHNRGRVKYLRGKSEADKGNRAEAVLHYRAAIDDYTEAINLNSAHVLAYYNRGDARKLLGQHEAAKKDFEKAKELERAAKK